TGTTTTCATTTTCGGGACTGATTACCCCACACCAGATGGCACTTGTATTCGGGATTATATTCACGTTACAGACCTGGCAGATGCTCATATTTTAGGTGTGGAATATCTATTGCAAGGTGGGGACACAGCCGCATTTAACTTAGGCAATGGGAATGGCTTTTCAGTTAAACAGGTAATTGACACAGCAAAGACGGTTACGGGTCAAAATATTAAGGTTGTAGAGAGCGATCGCCGACCTGGCGATCCACCGATCCTGGTTGGCAGTAGCGACAAAGCTAGAAAAGTTTTAGGCTGGGAACCTCAGTACCCAGCCTTGCAAGAGATTATTACCCACGCATGGCATTGGCATCAACAGCGCCATGCTAAGTAAAAGGTGTGCTGCATAAATTCATCCTAGCTTTAGCAAGCCCCGTCTCTAGCAAAAATCACGTAGATTGTCTTGGCAATTAAAACTAGGTCGTATAAGGGGTGCCACTGGCGTTGATAACGTAGGTCTAGATTTACTACTTCTTCAAAATCTTTCACGCTAGAACGACCATTAACTTGCCATTCACCTGTCAATCCGGGTTTGACATTTAACCTTTGCCAGTGACGCTCGTTGTATAGAGCAACTTCATCGGCAGTGGGTGGACGGGTTCCCACTAAGCTCATCTCGCCTATCAGGACGTTCCAAAACTGAGGTAGTTCATCTATGCTTGAGCTTCTCAAAAAACGGCCTATTCTCGTGACTCGTGGGTCTTTTTCGTTTTTAAAAATTAGACCTGATGCTTCGTTAGTCACCTGTGCCTTTAACTGGTCGGCATTTTCAACCATCGAGCGGAATTTCCAAAGCCGAAACGCACGCCCTTGAAGTCCGTAACGCTCTTGGCTATATAAAATTGGTCCTGGGCTGTCTAACTTGATAGCGATCGCCAAAGGTACAAAAATAATCGTTAGCATCAGCAGCCCTATCAAGCTGCCAATAATATCCAACAAACGCTTAAATACAGAGTAAGCTGACGGATGCGGTGCTTGTGACTCTGGCAATTTGGATACTGTAGTTTTAATAGCTGTAGGTAACAGTGTTTGGTACATCGTTGTTACGACTGAATCTGCAATAAATAAAGGAACCGTATAAATACGCAGTCTTCTTCCGAATATATAATAATCACTCAGATCTCAATTGATAGTGTTTCGGAGTACACTTTGCTGAATCTTCATTAAGAATGCTAGAGAGTTCTATTTTTGTAAAGTTCATGTAAAGCTTCTTGATCCGGAGTTATACGTAGGCATCTGGGAGGATTACCGATCAATCTAGTCAGCAGGTTACTCAGGTGGTTCTAATTCTTAATTTTTCTTAATCTTTTAACTAGAGATTTCCCTGACCCCTGACTCCTTAACTGCGTCCTTTGAAGATGCTAAAGTTAAGGGCAGTTTGATTGGGGTTGCTAGGAATCCTACAGTCTATGTCACTACCTAACTGGGTCACGTTTTCCCGGCTACTGGTGTTGCCAGTACTGCTGTATTACTTGCAAAACCCAACTGCTGAAACTCGCTGGCTCAGTTTAGCAATTTTTATCGTTGCTGCCATGACAGATTGGCTGGATGGCTACCTAGCTCGAAAGCTCAACCAAGTGACTGAGCTGGGTAAGTTTCTAGACCCTCTAGTAGATAAGTTAGTAGTGCTGGCTCCCCTGCTGGCATTGATTGAATTAGGACAAGTTCCTGCCTGGGGAGTGTTTTTAATACTGGCGCGGGAGTTAAGCATAGCAGGCTGGCGGGTCACTCCAAGTTTGACAGGCACAGTGGTTGTAGGGGCAAATTTCTGGGGCAAACTTAAAACAGTGAGTCAAATAGCGGCGATCGCTATACTAATTTCTCCTCTATCAGCTAGGTGGATCGCCCCGTCCCTCATTGC
This window of the Chroococcidiopsis sp. CCMEE 29 genome carries:
- the pgsA gene encoding CDP-diacylglycerol--glycerol-3-phosphate 3-phosphatidyltransferase, with the translated sequence MSLPNWVTFSRLLVLPVLLYYLQNPTAETRWLSLAIFIVAAMTDWLDGYLARKLNQVTELGKFLDPLVDKLVVLAPLLALIELGQVPAWGVFLILARELSIAGWRVTPSLTGTVVVGANFWGKLKTVSQIAAIAILISPLSARWIAPSLIAFWISVILTLISGVIYLLPQPRISSSVEKST
- a CDS encoding sugar transferase; the protein is MYQTLLPTAIKTTVSKLPESQAPHPSAYSVFKRLLDIIGSLIGLLMLTIIFVPLAIAIKLDSPGPILYSQERYGLQGRAFRLWKFRSMVENADQLKAQVTNEASGLIFKNEKDPRVTRIGRFLRSSSIDELPQFWNVLIGEMSLVGTRPPTADEVALYNERHWQRLNVKPGLTGEWQVNGRSSVKDFEEVVNLDLRYQRQWHPLYDLVLIAKTIYVIFARDGAC